A single region of the Streptomyces sp. AM 4-1-1 genome encodes:
- a CDS encoding DUF501 domain-containing protein, whose amino-acid sequence MDTPPPQTESTAPTDADIAAFRQQLGRPPRGLRAIAHRCPCGNPDVVETSPRLEDGTPFPTTYYLTCPRAASAIGTLEANGVMKEMTERLRSDPELAAAYRAAHEDYLARRDAIEVLEGFPSAGGMPDRVKCLHVLVGHSLAAGPGVNPLGDEAVAMLPEWWRKGPCVAPCEPEASA is encoded by the coding sequence ATGGACACGCCCCCTCCCCAGACCGAATCCACCGCGCCCACCGACGCGGACATCGCCGCGTTCCGGCAGCAGCTCGGCCGCCCGCCGCGCGGGCTGCGCGCCATCGCGCACCGCTGTCCCTGCGGCAATCCGGACGTGGTCGAGACGTCGCCGCGGCTGGAGGACGGCACGCCGTTCCCCACGACGTACTACCTGACGTGCCCGCGCGCCGCGTCCGCGATCGGCACGCTGGAGGCGAACGGGGTGATGAAGGAGATGACGGAACGTCTCCGGTCGGACCCCGAGCTGGCCGCCGCCTACCGCGCGGCCCACGAGGACTACCTCGCCCGCCGCGACGCCATCGAGGTCCTGGAGGGCTTCCCCAGCGCGGGCGGCATGCCGGACCGGGTGAAGTGCCTGCACGTCCTGGTCGGCCACTCGCTGGCCGCCGGACCGGGTGTGAACCCGCTGGGTGACGAGGCCGTCGCGATGCTGCCCGAGTGGTGGCGCAAGGGCCCCTGTGTGGCCCCCTGCGAGCCGGAGGCGTCGGCATGA